In a single window of the Globicephala melas chromosome 10, mGloMel1.2, whole genome shotgun sequence genome:
- the CHD4 gene encoding chromodomain-helicase-DNA-binding protein 4 isoform X2: protein MASGLGSPSPCSAGSEEEDMDALLNNSLPPPHPENEEDPEEDLSEAETPKLKKKKKPKKPRDPKIPKSKRQKKERMLLCRQLGDSSGEGPEFVEEDEEVALRSDSEGSDYTPGKKKKKKLGPKKEKKSKSKRKEEEEEDDEDDDSKEPKSSAQLLEDWGMEDIDHVFSEEDYRTLTNYKAFSQFVRPLIAAKNPKIAVSKMMMVLGAKWREFSTNNPFKGSSGASVAAAAAAAVAVVESMVTATEVAPPPPPVEVPIRKAKTKEGKGPNARRKPKGSPRVPDAKKPKPKKVAPLKIKLGGFGSKRKRSSSEDDDLDVESDFDDASINSYSVSDGSTSRSSRSRKKLRTTKKKKKGEEEVTAVDGYETDHQDYCEVCQQGGEIILCDTCPRAYHMVCLDPDMEKAPEGKWSCPHCEKEGIQWEAKEDNSEGEEILEEVGGDPEEEDDHHMEFCRVCKDGGELLCCDACPSSYHIHCLNPPLPEIPNGEWLCPRCTCPALKGKVQKILIWKWGQPPSPTPVPRPPDADPSAPPPKPLAGRPERQFFVKWQGMSYWHCSWVSELQLELHCQVMFRNYQRKNDMDEPPSGDFGGDEEKSRKRKNKDPKFAEMEERFYRYGIKPEWMMIHRILNHSVDKKGHVHYLIKWRDLPYDQASWESEDVEIQDYDLFKQSYWNHRELMRGEEGRPGKKLKKVKLRKLERPPETPTVDPTVKYERQPEYLDATGGTLHPYQMEGLNWLRFSWAQGTDTILADEMGLGKTVQTAVFLYSLYKEGHSKGPFLVSAPLSTIINWEREFEMWAPDMYVVTYVGDKDSRAIIRENEFSFEDNAIRGGKKASRMKKEASVKFHVLLTSYELITIDMAILGSIDWACLIVDEAHRLKNNQSKFFRVLNGYSLQHKLLLTGTPLQNNLEELFHLLNFLTPERFHNLEGFLEEFADIAKEDQIKKLHDMLGPHMLRRLKADVFKNMPSKTELIVRVELSPMQKKYYKYILTRNFEALNARGGGNQVSLLNVVMDLKKCCNHPYLFPVAAMEAPKMPNGMYDGSALIRASGKLLLLQKMLKNLKEGGHRVLIFSQMTKMLDLLEDFLEHEGYKYERIDGGITGNMRQEAIDRFNAPGAQQFCFLLSTRAGGLGINLATADTVIIYDSDWNPHNDIQAFSRAHRIGQNKKVMIYRFVTRASVEERITQVAKKKMMLTHLVVRPGLGSKTGSMSKQELDDILKFGTEELFKDEATDGGGDNKEGEDSSVIHYDDKAIERLLDRNQDETEDTELQGMNEYLSSFKVAQYVVREEEMGEEEEVEREIIKQEESVDPDYWEKLLRHHYEQQQEDLARNLGKGKRIRKQVNYNDGSQEDRDWQDDQSDNQSDYSVASEEGDEDFDERSEAPRRPSRKGLRNDKDKPLPPLLARVGGNIEVLGFNARQRKAFLNAIMRYGMPPQDAFTTQWLVRDLRGKSEKEFKAYVSLFMRHLCEPGADGAETFADGVPREGLSRQHVLTRIGVMSLIRKKVQEFEHVNGRWSMPELAEVEENKKMSQPGSPSPKTPTPSTPGDTQPNTPAPAPPAEDGIKIEENSLKEEDSAEGEKEVKSAAPEATVECTQPPAPASEDEKVLVEPPEGEEKVEKAEVKERTEEPMETDPKGIADVEKVEEKSAVDLIPIVVEDKEEKKEEEEKKEVMLQNGETPKDLNDEKQKKNIKQRFMFNIADGGFTELHSLWQNEERAATVTKKTYEIWHRRHDYWLLAGIINHGYARWQDIQNDPRYAILNEPFKGEMNRGNFLEIKNKFLARRFKLLEQALVIEEQLRRAAYLNMSEDPSHPSMALNTRFAEVECLAESHQHLSKESMAGNKPANAVLHKGILKQLEELLSDMKADVTRLPATIARIPPVAVRLQMSERNILSRLANRAPEPPPQQVAQQQ, encoded by the exons ATGGCGTCGGGCCTGGGCTCCCCGTCCCCCTGCTCAGCGGGCAGCGAGGAGGAGGATATGGATGCACTTTTGAACAACAgcttgccccctccccacccag AAAACGAAGAGGACCCGGAAGAGGATTTGTCAGAAGCAGAGACTCCAAagctcaagaaaaagaaaaagcctaagAAACCTCGGGACCCTAAAATCCCTAAGAGCAAGCGCCAAAAAAAGGAG CGTATGCTCTTATGCCGGCAGCTGGGGGACAGCTCTGGGGAGGGGCCGGAGTTTGTGGAGGAGGACGAAGAGGTGGCTCTGCGCTCAGACAGTGAGGGCAGCGACTATACCCCtggcaagaagaagaagaagaagctcggacctaagaaagaaaagaagagtaaGTCCAAgcggaaagaggaagaggaggaggatgacGAAGACGATGATTCAAAG GAGCCTAAATCATCTGCTCAGCTCCTGGAAGACTGGGGCATGGAAGACATTGACCACGTGTTCTCAGAGGAGGATTATCGCACTCTCACCAACTACAAGGCCTTCAGCCAGTTTGTCCG ACCCCTCATTGCTGCCAAAAACCCCAAGATCGCTGTCTCCAAGATGATGATGGTTTTGGGTGCGAAGTGGCGGGAGTTCAGCACCAACAACCCCTTCAAAGGCAGTTCTGGGGCTTCTGTGGCAGCAGCGGCAGCTGCGGCAGTGGCCGTGGTGGAGAGCATGGTGACGGCCACTGAAGTTGCACCTCCTCCGCCCCCTGTGGAGGTGCCTATCCGCAAGGCCAAGACCAAGGAGGGCAAAG GTCCCAATGCTCGGAGGAAGCCCAAGGGCAGCCCTCGTGTCCCTGACGCCAAGAAGCCTAAGCCCAAGAAAGTAGCTCCCCTGAAAATCAAGCTGGGAGGTTTCGGTTCTAAGCGTAAGAGATCCTCG AGTGAGGATGACGACCTAGATGTGGAGTCTGACTTCGATGATGCCAGTATCAATAGCTACTCTGTTTCTGATGGTTCTACCAGCCGCAGTAGCCGCAGCCGCAAGAAACTCCGGACcacgaaaaagaaaaagaaag GCGAGGAGGAGGTGACTGCTGTGGATGGTTATGAGACAGACCACCAGGACTACTGTGAGGTGTGCCAGCAAGGCGGTGAGATCATCCTGTGCGACACCTGTCCCCGAGCTTACCACATGGTCTGCCTGGATCCGGATATGGAGAAGGCTCCCGAGGGCAAGTGGAGCTGCCCACACTGC GAGAAGGAAGGCATCCAGTGGGAGGCTAAAGAGGACAATTCGGAGGGTGAGGAGATCCTGGAAGAGGTGGGGGGAGACCCTGAAGAGGAGGATGACCACCACATGGAGTTCTGTCGGGTCTGCAAGGATGGGGGGGAGCTGCTGTGCTGCGATGCCTGTCCTTCCTCCTACCACATCCACTGCCTGAACCCGCCCCTTCCAGAGATCCCCAACGGAGAGTGGCTCTGTCCCCGCTGTACG TGTCCAGCTCTTAAGGGCAAAGTTCAGAAGATCCTGATCTGGAAGTGGGGTCAGCCACCATCTCCCACACCAGTGCCTCGGCCCCCAGATGCTGACCCCAGTGCTCCGCCCCCCAAGCCCCTGGCGGGGCGGCCGGAGCGGCAGTTCTTTGTGAAATGGCAAGGCATGTCGTACTGGCACTGCTCCTGGGTGTCTGAACTGCAG TTGGAGCTGCACTGTCAGGTGATGTTCCGGAACTATCAGCGGAAGAATGACATGGATGAGCCGCCCTCCGGGGACTTCGGTGGCGATGAAGAGAAGAGCCGAAAGCGGAAGAACAAGGACCCCAAGTTTGCAGAGATGGAGGAACGCTTCTATCGCTACGGGATCAAACCCGAGTGGATGATGATCCACCGGATTCTCAACCACAG CGTGGACAAGAAGGGCCACGTCCACTACTTGATCAAGTGGCGGGACTTGCCCTATGATCAGGCCTCCTGGGagagtgaggatgtggagatacAGGACTACGACCTGTTCAAGCAGAGCTATTGGAATCACAG GGAGTTGATGAGGGGTGAGGAAGGACGACCAGGCAAAAAGCTCAAGAAGGTGAAGCTGAGGAAGTTGGAAAGGCCCCCTGAAACCCCAACGGTTGAC CCAACAGTGAAATATGAGCGACAGCCAGAGTACCTGGATGCTACAGGTGGAACCTTGCACCCCTATCAGATGGAGGGTTTGAACTGGTTGCGCTTCTCCTGGGCTCAAGGCACCGACACCATCCTGGCTGACGAGATGGGCCTTGGGAAGACCGTTCAGACCGCAGTCTTCCTCTACTCTCTCTACAAGGAG GGTCATTCCAAAGGCCCCTTCCTAGTGAGCGCCCCTCTTTCTACCATCATCAACTGGGAGCGGGAGTTTGAAATGTGGGCTCCAGATATGTATGTGGTGACCTACGTGGGTGACAAAGACAGCCGTGCCATCATCCGAGAGAATGAGTTCTCCTTTGAGGACAATGCCATTCGTGGCGGCAAGAAGGCTTCCCGCATGAAG AAAGAGGCATCTGTGAAATTCCACGTGCTGCTGACGTCCTATGAGTTGATCACCATTGACATGGCCATCTTGGGCTCTATTGACTGGGCCTGCCTCATCGTGGATGAAGCCCATCGGCTCAAGAACAATCAGTCTAAG TTCTTCCGGGTCTTAAACGGTTACTCGCTCCAGCACAAGCTGTTGCTGACAGGGACTCCATTACAGAACAACCTGGAAGAGTTGTTTCACCTGCTCAACTTCCTCACCCCTGAGAGGTTCCA caacttggaaggcttcttggaggagttCGCTGACATTGCCAAGGAGGACCAGATTAAAAAGCTGCACGACATGCTGGGGCCTCACATGTTGCGGCGGCTCAAAGCTGACGTGTTCAAGAACATGCCTTCCAAGACAGAACTGATTGTGCGTGTGGAGTTGAGCCCTATGCAGAA GAAATACTACAAGTACATCCTCACTCGAAACTTTGAAGCGCTCAATGCTCGAGGTGGCGGCAACCAGGTCTCTTTGCTAAACGTCGTGATGGATCTTAAAAAGTGCTGCAACCACCCGTATCTTTTCCCCGTGGCTGCCATG GAAGCCCCTAAGATGCCTAATGGCATGTATGATGGCAGTGCCCTAATCAGAGCATCTGGGAAGTTACTGCTGCTTCAGAAGATGCTCAAGAACCTTAAGGAGGGTGGGCACCGTGTACTCATCTTCTCCCAG atgaccaAGATGCTGGACCTGCTAGAGGATTTCTTGGAACACGAAGGTTATAAATATGAACGTATTGATGGTGGAATCACTGGGAACATGCGTCAGGAGGCCATTGACCGCTTCAATG CACCAGGTGCTCAGCAGTTCTGCTTCTTGCTTTCCACTCGAGCTGGGGGCCTTGGAATCAATCTGGCCACTGCTGACACAGTTATTATCTATGACTCTGACTGGAACCCCCATAATGACATCCAG GCCTTTAGCAGAGCTCACCGTATTGGGCAGAATAAGAAGGTGATGATCTATCGGTTTGTGACCCGTGCGTCAGTAGAAGAGCGCATCACGCAGGTGGCAAAGAAGAAGATGATGCTGACGCATCTAGTTGTTCGGCCTGGGCTGGGCTCCAAGACTGGATCCATGTCCAAACAGGAGCTTGATGACATCCTCAAGTTTGGCACTGAGGAGCTATTCAAGGACGAAGCCACAGATGGAG GAGGAGACAAcaaagagggagaagacagcaGTGTTATCCACTATGATGATAAGGCCATTGAACGACTGCTGGACCGGAACCAGGATGAGACAGAAGATACGGAATTGCAGGGCATGAATGAATATTTGAGCTCATTCAAAGTGGCCCAGTATGTGGTGCGAGAAGAAGAAATGGGG gaggaagaggaggtagAACGGGAAATcataaaacaggaagaaagtgTGGATCCTGACTACTGGGAGAAGTTGCTGCGGCACCATTATGAGCAGCAGCAAGAAGATCTGGCCCGCAATCTgggcaaaggaaaaagaatccGTAAACAGGTCAACTACAATGATGGCTCCCAGGAGGACCGAG atTGGCAGGACGACCAGTCCGACAACCAGTCCGATTATTCAGTGGCCTCAGAGGAAGGTGATGAAGACTTTGATGAACGTTCAGAAG CTCCCCGCAGGCCCAGTCGCAAGGGCCTGCGGAATGATAAAGATAAGCCATTGCCTCCTCTGTTGGCCCGTGTTGGTGGGAATATTGAA GTTCTTGGCTTTAATGCTCGTCAGCGAAAAGCCTTTCTCAATGCGATTATGCGATATGGGATGCCACCTCAGGACGCTTTCACCACCCAGTGGCTTGTGAGAGATCTGCGAGGCAAGTCAGAGAAGGAGTTCAA GGCTTACGTCTCTCTTTTTATGCGGCATTTATGTGAGCCAGGAGCAGACGGGGCCGAGACCTTTGCTGATGGTGTACCCCGAGAAGGCCTGTCTCGCCAGCATGTCCTTACTAGGATTGGTGTCATGTCCTTGATTCGCAAGAAG GTTCAGGAGTTTGAACATGTTAATGGGCGCTGGAGCATGCCCGAACTTGCGGAAGtagaggaaaacaagaaaatgtcACAGCCAGGGTCACCTTCCCCAAAGACTCCCACACCCTCCACTCCAGGGGACACACAACCCAATACTCCTGCACCTGCCCCACCTGCTG AGGATGGgataaaaatagaggaaaatagcCTCAAAGAAGAAGACAgtgcagaaggagaaaaggaagtgaaATCTGCAGCCCCTGAAGCCACTGTTGAG TGTACacagccccctgcccctgcctcagAGGATGAAAAAGTCCTTGTTGAGCCTCCcgagggagaggagaaagtggAAAAGGCAGAGGTCAAGGAGAGAACAGAGGAACCAATGGAGACAGATCCCAAAG GTATTGCTGATGTGGAGAAGGTGGAGGAGAAGTCAGCAGTCGATCTGATTCCCATTGTGGTGGAGGACAAAG aggagaagaaagaagaagaagagaaaaaagaggtgATGCTTCAGAATGGAGAGACCCCCAAGGACCTGAATGatgagaagcagaagaaaaatattaaacagcGTTTCATGTTCAACATTGCAGATGGCGGTTTTACTG AGTTGCACTCCCTCTGGCAGAATGAGGAGCGGGCAGCCACAGTCACCAAGAAGACTTATGAGATCTGGCACCGACGGCATGACTACTGGCTGCTGGCTGGCATCATAAA CCATGGCTATGCCCGGTGGCAGGACATCCAGAATGACCCACGCTATGCTATCCTCAATGAGCCTTTCAAGGGTGAAATGAACCGTGGCAATTTCTTAGAGATCAAGAATAAGTTTCTAGCCCGAAGGTTCAAG CTCTTAGAACAAGCTCTGGTGATTGAGGAGCAGCTGCGTCGGGCGGCTTACCTGAACATGTCAGAGGACCCCTCTCACCCTTCCATGGCCCTGAACACCCGCTTTGCTGAGGTGGAGTGTTTGGCAGAGAGTCATCAGCACCTGTCCAAGGAGTCGATGGCGGGAAACAAGCCAGCAAATGCGGTCCTGCACAAAGGTA